A stretch of the Rosa rugosa chromosome 5, drRosRugo1.1, whole genome shotgun sequence genome encodes the following:
- the LOC133709573 gene encoding uncharacterized protein LOC133709573 isoform X2 produces MALVNVAALQFTASALFGTRSATSNFQVLQTKRNFSMKPVVMRARQHARTESAKTLNRRMQKKYNGTPKKPRLSVFCSDKQLYAMLVDDQNKKCLFYGSTLQKSIRQDPHCSTPEAAKRVGEELIKACNDLNIGEISSYDRNGFATGERIHAFEIAISEYGFLSR; encoded by the exons ATGGCTCTAGTGAATGTTGCTGCTCTCCAGTTTACAGCTTCTGCCCTTTTTGGGACTCGTTCTGCGACTTCAAACTTTCAGGTCTTGCAGACTAAGAGAA ATTTCTCCATGAAGCCGGTAGTAATGAGAGCGAGGCAGCATGCCAGAACCGAAAGTGCGAAAACTCTAAACAGAAGAATGCAGAAGAAG TACAATGGCACGCCTAAGAAGCCGAGGCTTTCAGTATTCTGTTCAGACAAACAATTGTATGCTATGCTGGTAGATGACCAAAACAAGAAgtgtttgttttatggaagcACTCTGCAGAAATCTATTCGCCAGGATCCCCACTGTAGTACCCCT GAAGCTGCAAAACGTGTTGGCGAGGAGTTAATCAAGGCCTGCAATGATCTCAACATAGGCGAAATATCGTCTTATGATCGCAATGGGTTTGCTACTGGGGAAAGGATTCATGCATTTGAGATTGCAATTTCAGAATACGGGTTCTTGTCAAGATAA
- the LOC133709573 gene encoding uncharacterized protein LOC133709573 isoform X1, with the protein MNLLCFFFFLQCFNNTQFATLNLFHSMALVNVAALQFTASALFGTRSATSNFQVLQTKRNFSMKPVVMRARQHARTESAKTLNRRMQKKYNGTPKKPRLSVFCSDKQLYAMLVDDQNKKCLFYGSTLQKSIRQDPHCSTPEAAKRVGEELIKACNDLNIGEISSYDRNGFATGERIHAFEIAISEYGFLSR; encoded by the exons ATGAACttgctttgctttttttttttcctgcagtGTTTCAACAATACCCAATTTGCTACTTTAAATCTTTTTCATAGTATGGCTCTAGTGAATGTTGCTGCTCTCCAGTTTACAGCTTCTGCCCTTTTTGGGACTCGTTCTGCGACTTCAAACTTTCAGGTCTTGCAGACTAAGAGAA ATTTCTCCATGAAGCCGGTAGTAATGAGAGCGAGGCAGCATGCCAGAACCGAAAGTGCGAAAACTCTAAACAGAAGAATGCAGAAGAAG TACAATGGCACGCCTAAGAAGCCGAGGCTTTCAGTATTCTGTTCAGACAAACAATTGTATGCTATGCTGGTAGATGACCAAAACAAGAAgtgtttgttttatggaagcACTCTGCAGAAATCTATTCGCCAGGATCCCCACTGTAGTACCCCT GAAGCTGCAAAACGTGTTGGCGAGGAGTTAATCAAGGCCTGCAATGATCTCAACATAGGCGAAATATCGTCTTATGATCGCAATGGGTTTGCTACTGGGGAAAGGATTCATGCATTTGAGATTGCAATTTCAGAATACGGGTTCTTGTCAAGATAA
- the LOC133709572 gene encoding E3 ubiquitin-protein ligase MPSR1-like yields MASDAVSQFASFFDRLRRDRDLPPIIPFIMGLAVAGSTTGSDQQQTDDRRPEHVNRLVVVNRDEQNVVVIESGSGGIDSLMRQLAKDGHPPASKASIAAMPTVTVAESGRECPICLDQFEVGGEAKEMPCSHLFHGDCVEKWLKVHGTCPVCRFTMPADEEEEPDKKNEPGISVSIFIRATTSEESDPTGDSTPSEAAADDDHMQS; encoded by the coding sequence atgGCTTCCGACGCCGTCTCCCAATTCGCTTCCTTCTTCGATCGCCTCCGCCGCGACCGAGACCTCCCTCCGATCATCCCCTTCATCATGGGCTTGGCCGTCGCCGGATCCACGACAGGCTCCGATCAACAGCAAACCGACGATCGTAGACCGGAGCACGTTAACCGACTCGTCGTCGTCAATCGCGACGAGCAAAACGTGGTGGTGATCGAGAGCGGCTCCGGCGGAATCGACTCTCTGATGCGCCAATTGGCCAAGGACGGCCACCCGCCGGCGTCCAAGGCCTCCATCGCGGCCATGCCGACGGTGACGGTTGCGGAAAGCGGCCGCGAGTGTCCGATCTGCCTCGACCAGTTTGAGGTCGGCGGAGAGGCCAAAGAGATGCCTTGCAGTCATTTGTTTCACGGGGATTGTGTTGAGAAGTGGTTGAAGGTTCACGGGACTTGCCCGGTCTGCCGGTTCACGATGCCGGCCGACGAGGAAGAAGAGCCGGATAAGAAGAATGAGCCTGGAATTTCTGTCAGCATATTTATAAGGGCGACGACAAGTGAAGAGTCAGATCCAACTGGTGATTCGACTCCAAGCGAAGCAGCAGCTGATGATGATCATATGCAGAGttag